Proteins from a genomic interval of Xiphophorus maculatus strain JP 163 A chromosome 7, X_maculatus-5.0-male, whole genome shotgun sequence:
- the dnajb11 gene encoding dnaJ homolog subfamily B member 11: MAKKGINIWNACCLLLYITTAVLASRDFYKILGVSKTATIRDIKKAYRKLALQLHPDRNPDDPKAQDKFADLGAAYEVLSDEEKRKQYDMYGEDGLKEGHHSSHNDIFSSFFGDFGFMFGGNRQQQDRNIPRGNDIVLDLEVTLEEVYSGNFVEVVRNKPVAKEAPGKRKCNCRQEMRTTQLGPGRFQMTQETVCDECPNVKLVNEERTLEVEIEQGVRDEMEYPFIGEGEPHIDGEPGDLRFRIKVLKHPVFERRGDDLYTNVTISLVEALVGFEMDIVHLDGHKVHIVRDKITKPGARMWKKGEGLPNFDNINIRGSLIITFDVEFPQTQLDDQQKDGIWSILKQGSVQKVYNGLQGY; this comes from the exons ATGGCTAAGAAAGGGATTAACATCTGGAATGCGTGCTGCCTGCTGCTTTATATCACCACGGCAGTACTTGCCAG TCGAGATTTCTATAAGATCCTGGGGGTGAGTAAGACAGCAACCATCAGGGATATAAAGAAGGCCTACAGAAAGTTGGCTCTACAGTTACACCCCGACAGGAACCCCGACGACCCCAAAGCACAGGACAAATTCGCAGATCTGGGAGCAGCTTACGAG GTTCTGTCTGATGAGGAGAAAAGGAAACAGTATGACATGTACGGAGAAGATGGACTCAAAGAAGGTCATCACAGTTCTCATAATGACATCTTCTCCAG CTTCTTTGGCGATTTCGGCTTCATGTTTGGAGGAAATCGGCAGCAGCAGGACAGGAACATTCCCAGAGGAAATGACATAGTACTTGACCTTGAGGTCACGCTGGAAGAAGTTTACTCTGGGAACTTTGTGGAG GTTGTGCGGAACAAGCCTGTAGCTAAAGAAGCTCCTGGTAAAAGGAAGTGCAACTGCAGACAGGAAATGAGGACGACGCAGCTCGGACCGGGCCGCTTCCAGATGACTCAGGAGACGGTGTGCGACGAGTGTCCGAACGTCAA GCTGGTGAACGAGGAGAGAACCCTGGAGGTGGAGATTGAACAGGGGGTGAGAGACGAGATGGAATATCCCTTCATTGGAGAAG GTGAACCTCACATCGACGGCGAGCCTGGAGATCTGCGATTCCGCATCAAAGTGCTGAA aCATCCGGTGTTTGAACGCAGAGGAGACGACCTTTACACCAACGTCACTATCTCTTTGGTTGAGGCTCTGGTCGGTTTCGAGATGGACATTGTCCATTTGGACGGGCACAag GTCCACATAGTGAGAGACAAGATCACTAAACCCGGAGCTCGAATGTGGAAGAAAGGAGAGGGTCTGCCGAACTTTGACAACATCAATATCCGAGGTTCCCTCATCATCACCTTCGATGTGGAGTTTCCTCAGACACAACTTGATGATCAGCAGAAAGATG